The proteins below are encoded in one region of Lactuca sativa cultivar Salinas chromosome 3, Lsat_Salinas_v11, whole genome shotgun sequence:
- the LOC111883226 gene encoding hydroxyacylglutathione hydrolase 2, mitochondrial isoform X1, with protein sequence MKGESNHIEKLGESSGRICQNWKKAESTNLGTMPLQDNVWEKKARRMVCVWPGIRQLCLRKNLMYGFMQLFSFPFKTLRGVSRSLGVSHLCSISNMSTSLQIELVPCLKDNYAYLLHDLDTGTVGVVDPSESLPIIDALSKNNRNLTYILNTHHHYDHTGGNMDLKARYGAKVIGSNIDKDRIPGIDISLNDGDTWMFAGHEVHVIATPGHTKGHISFYFPASRVIFTGDTLFSLSCGKLFEGTPEQMHSSLEKLTLLPEDTNIYFGHEYTLSNSKFALAVEPENSELQSYAANIANLRKKHLPTVPTTLKKEKLCNPFLRTSSQAIRSALKIPVDATDAEALGVIREAKDNF encoded by the exons ATGAAAGGAGAAAGTAATCATATAGAAAAGCTAGGGGAAAGTTCAGGAAGAATTTGTCAAAACTGGAAAAAAGCTGAATCAACCAACTTAGGAACTATGCCTCTTCAGGATAATGTTTGGGAAAAGAAG GCGAGAAGAATGGTCTGTGTATGGCCTGGTATAAGGCAACTATGCCTTAGGAAAAACCTTATGTATGGGTTTATGCAGCTCTTTTCATTTCCATTCAAGACATTGAGAGGCGTGAGTCGATCTCTTGGTGTTTCTCATCTGTGTAGCATTTCCAACATGTCTACATCATTGCAAATTGAATTG GTACCATGTCTGAAGGACAATTATGCATATCTTTTGCATGATTTAGATACTGGAACAGTTGGAGTTGTTGATCCTTCAGAATCTCTACCAATAATTGATGCCTTGAGCAAGAACAATCGAAATCTCACCTACATTTTAAATACTCATCATCATTATGATCACACTGGTGGGAATATGGATTTGAAAGCGAGGTATGGGGCAAAG GTAATTGGATCCAATATAGACAAGGATAGAATACCTGGAATTGATATCAGCTTGAATGATGGTGACACATGGATGTTTGCTGGGCATGAGGTGCATGTGATTGCAACCCCTGGCCACACCAAAG GCCATATTAGCTTCTATTTTCCAGCCTCTCGTGTAATTTTCACTGGAGACACTTTATTCAGCTTATCATGTGGCAAACTATTCGAAGGAACACCTGAACAG ATGCATTCGTCCCTAGAAAAGCTAACATTGTTGCCAGAAGACACAAATATATACTTTGGTCATGAATATACATTG AGTAATTCAAAGTTTGCATTAGCTGTTGAGCCTGAGAATTCGGAGCTACAATCATATGCAGCCAACATAGCCAATCTCAGGAAAAAACACTTGCCCACG GTTCCAACCACCTTAAAGAAGGAAAAGCTATGCAATCCTTTCTTGCGTACTTCAAGTCAAGCAATACGCAGTGCGTTGAAAATTCCAGTGGATGCAACTGATGCAGAGGCCTTGGGAGTCATCCGAGAAGCCAAGGATAATTTCTAA
- the LOC111883226 gene encoding hydroxyacylglutathione hydrolase 2, mitochondrial isoform X2: MQMLCRSLVVPSAMAALPSSEARRMVCVWPGIRQLCLRKNLMYGFMQLFSFPFKTLRGVSRSLGVSHLCSISNMSTSLQIELVPCLKDNYAYLLHDLDTGTVGVVDPSESLPIIDALSKNNRNLTYILNTHHHYDHTGGNMDLKARYGAKVIGSNIDKDRIPGIDISLNDGDTWMFAGHEVHVIATPGHTKGHISFYFPASRVIFTGDTLFSLSCGKLFEGTPEQMHSSLEKLTLLPEDTNIYFGHEYTLSNSKFALAVEPENSELQSYAANIANLRKKHLPTVPTTLKKEKLCNPFLRTSSQAIRSALKIPVDATDAEALGVIREAKDNF, translated from the exons ATGCAAATGCTCTGTAGATCACTAGTAGTACCTTCTGCCATGGCTGCTCTCCCTTCTTCCGAG GCGAGAAGAATGGTCTGTGTATGGCCTGGTATAAGGCAACTATGCCTTAGGAAAAACCTTATGTATGGGTTTATGCAGCTCTTTTCATTTCCATTCAAGACATTGAGAGGCGTGAGTCGATCTCTTGGTGTTTCTCATCTGTGTAGCATTTCCAACATGTCTACATCATTGCAAATTGAATTG GTACCATGTCTGAAGGACAATTATGCATATCTTTTGCATGATTTAGATACTGGAACAGTTGGAGTTGTTGATCCTTCAGAATCTCTACCAATAATTGATGCCTTGAGCAAGAACAATCGAAATCTCACCTACATTTTAAATACTCATCATCATTATGATCACACTGGTGGGAATATGGATTTGAAAGCGAGGTATGGGGCAAAG GTAATTGGATCCAATATAGACAAGGATAGAATACCTGGAATTGATATCAGCTTGAATGATGGTGACACATGGATGTTTGCTGGGCATGAGGTGCATGTGATTGCAACCCCTGGCCACACCAAAG GCCATATTAGCTTCTATTTTCCAGCCTCTCGTGTAATTTTCACTGGAGACACTTTATTCAGCTTATCATGTGGCAAACTATTCGAAGGAACACCTGAACAG ATGCATTCGTCCCTAGAAAAGCTAACATTGTTGCCAGAAGACACAAATATATACTTTGGTCATGAATATACATTG AGTAATTCAAAGTTTGCATTAGCTGTTGAGCCTGAGAATTCGGAGCTACAATCATATGCAGCCAACATAGCCAATCTCAGGAAAAAACACTTGCCCACG GTTCCAACCACCTTAAAGAAGGAAAAGCTATGCAATCCTTTCTTGCGTACTTCAAGTCAAGCAATACGCAGTGCGTTGAAAATTCCAGTGGATGCAACTGATGCAGAGGCCTTGGGAGTCATCCGAGAAGCCAAGGATAATTTCTAA